Genomic segment of Terriglobia bacterium:
AAGGTAGGGAAGAGGGCATCTACAACGTTCTTACTAAGAGGCCAGTCGTCGGAACCGAAGCAGAGGTTGATCGCAACCCACGGTCACGCAGTGCGAAGCTGCGGGCCGCGGAGAGACTTTAGAGTTTTGCTTCTCGTGCACCGTGGTAGGGCAGGGAAGCGAGCAGGATTCCGGGAGGGCGCTGCCTTCCTCCATTACTTGGGCGAAAACTACAGGTTCCTTCCTTTGCATCGGCGCCTTCCCGGAACACAAAGATCCCTCGAGAAAGCTGAGGACCAAAGAAATGTTTCAAGGCACAACGATTGACGAGCTGATCAACAGCGTGGAGCGCGCGGAACAGAACGCGCACAAACAGACCGCTCACAAACAGACCGCTCACAAACAAAGCGAGGACGCCGTGGCGTTCTCTTTTCGCGACTATCCGCTCCGCCGCGTGGAGTTGCAGGAACTAACTGAGGTGGCTTAGATGTCAGCCGGAGCAATGAACATTACGGGCATGATTACGCCGGTGGATTTGCGCGCGGCAGACGCGCCTGCCGGTGCGCGCCGGGTGTCAGCCACGGCGGGGATCACGCCGGAATTCTATTTTCACAAGAATATTGATAATTCGCGCGTGGTGAAAGTCTCGGATCCGCGCCGCCGCCGGGAGATCCGCCTGTTTTCCGGCAGCGTGGCCGTGTTGTTCCTGCTCATCATGGTTTATTCCTGGCAGCACTTCAGTGCCGTGGAATACGGCTACAAGATTGAAGCGCAGAAATCTGAACGCGACCGCCTGGTGGAAGTGAACCGCAATCTTAAGCTGGAGGAAGCCGGCCTGCGCGATCCCGGCAGAATTGATGTGTTGGCGCGGCAGATGGGCCTGGAATCGCCCGAACCGGGTCAGGTCATGCGACTGAATGACGGCGACACGGATCGGCCGTCCGGTCTGGCGGGTGGTCCGGTGATGGCTCGTATGTCTCCGGTGGCAGTGGTGCCGGCGCAATAGCCGAAGGCATGTTG
This window contains:
- a CDS encoding cell division protein FtsL is translated as MSAGAMNITGMITPVDLRAADAPAGARRVSATAGITPEFYFHKNIDNSRVVKVSDPRRRREIRLFSGSVAVLFLLIMVYSWQHFSAVEYGYKIEAQKSERDRLVEVNRNLKLEEAGLRDPGRIDVLARQMGLESPEPGQVMRLNDGDTDRPSGLAGGPVMARMSPVAVVPAQ